In Nostoc sp. UHCC 0926, a single genomic region encodes these proteins:
- a CDS encoding HAD family hydrolase, with protein sequence MLAAILFDLDGTIVNTDPIHYRAWQEMLLNFSIEIDETFYRSQISGRLNPEIVKDILPQLSVAEGQKFADEKEALFRKLAPDLKPLSGFSELLAWTDTHQLKRALVTNAPRLNAEFMLEVLGIKEAFHTIVLADDCIAGKPDPAPYQVALNKLGITAEEAIALEDSPSGIWAAVSAGIRTIGIASTHDPQLLQEVGAFMAIPDFTDLQLWTFLNSLIEPDLNAIASLVKKTL encoded by the coding sequence ATGCTGGCTGCAATTCTCTTTGACCTAGACGGCACTATTGTCAACACTGACCCTATACACTACCGAGCTTGGCAGGAAATGCTGTTAAATTTCAGCATTGAAATTGACGAAACATTTTATAGATCCCAAATTAGTGGGCGGCTAAATCCAGAAATTGTCAAAGACATTCTGCCACAATTATCAGTAGCAGAAGGGCAAAAATTTGCAGACGAAAAAGAGGCGCTTTTCCGCAAACTCGCCCCTGATCTCAAACCGCTGAGTGGATTTTCTGAACTCCTAGCATGGACAGATACACATCAGTTAAAACGGGCATTAGTAACTAATGCCCCTAGATTAAATGCAGAATTTATGCTAGAGGTTTTGGGAATCAAAGAAGCTTTTCACACAATTGTTTTAGCGGATGATTGTATTGCAGGTAAACCCGACCCTGCGCCCTACCAAGTTGCCCTGAATAAGTTGGGGATTACAGCAGAAGAAGCGATCGCCTTAGAAGACTCTCCCTCTGGTATTTGGGCGGCGGTGAGCGCAGGTATCCGCACTATTGGCATCGCCTCCACCCACGATCCGCAACTTTTGCAGGAAGTCGGCGCATTTATGGCAATTCCAGATTTTACTGATTTGCAGTTGTGGACATTCCTGAACTCACTCATCGAGCCAGATTTAAATGCGATCGCTTCATTAGTTAAGAAAACCCTATAG
- a CDS encoding AAA family ATPase, with amino-acid sequence MDFDYFRSNEGSPTNNTRQSLLASGWRPFNRELDWEFLWQLLYSDSRELTQKSLNLASNVADILGRNNYAWWANLLNIVSDNTRYEVEKFWNYITPDPQSPDHRYKDVLSTETPIVQFVSRSSIPIDYVLNRLQEITVLRVLHVLGNPDIITQYYSERDFYFPIDKFVNWERLDVINTVYAYWSKDDVWLQIDPYDRGRRQYTLMAKNLAPLINKATYDLAVMLSGYQSRVGKVHSQFPIRTFPADIQNFTDSVQQAILNQNQLAVVVHGQPGTGKTVWTQAVAKEILVPLGYVIFILDHDAIANFVPPTYIERICIVINEADNLAQNRASEVAQYNNKTEHILSLLDGTLYQSVIDESGIQMQQRLVVLMTCNTTERLDPAMLRKGRVDLIYEFTQLFV; translated from the coding sequence ATGGATTTTGACTATTTTAGAAGCAATGAAGGCAGTCCTACAAATAATACCCGGCAAAGCTTGCTAGCTAGCGGTTGGCGACCGTTTAACCGAGAATTAGACTGGGAGTTTTTGTGGCAACTGTTGTACAGTGACTCCCGCGAATTAACTCAAAAAAGTTTGAATTTAGCGAGTAATGTTGCTGATATTTTGGGACGAAATAATTATGCTTGGTGGGCTAATTTATTAAATATTGTATCTGATAATACCCGCTACGAAGTTGAAAAGTTTTGGAATTACATTACGCCAGATCCTCAATCACCAGATCATCGCTACAAAGATGTTTTGAGTACGGAAACACCCATCGTCCAATTTGTCAGTCGTAGTAGCATTCCCATTGATTATGTTCTTAACCGACTGCAAGAAATTACTGTACTGCGAGTTTTACATGTATTGGGTAATCCCGACATTATTACTCAGTATTATTCAGAAAGAGATTTTTATTTTCCTATAGATAAATTTGTGAACTGGGAACGCTTAGACGTTATCAATACTGTTTATGCTTACTGGTCGAAGGATGACGTTTGGTTGCAAATTGACCCCTACGATCGCGGACGACGACAATATACTTTAATGGCGAAAAATCTGGCGCCACTAATTAACAAAGCAACTTACGACCTAGCAGTTATGCTGAGTGGATATCAAAGTCGTGTAGGCAAAGTTCATAGTCAATTTCCCATTCGCACATTTCCCGCAGATATCCAAAACTTTACTGATTCTGTACAGCAAGCGATTCTTAATCAAAACCAGTTAGCGGTTGTTGTACATGGGCAACCAGGTACAGGTAAAACAGTCTGGACACAGGCAGTAGCAAAAGAAATTCTTGTACCTTTAGGATATGTAATTTTTATTTTAGATCATGATGCGATCGCTAACTTTGTCCCACCGACTTACATAGAGCGTATTTGTATCGTTATTAACGAAGCTGATAATCTAGCGCAAAATCGTGCTTCCGAGGTAGCACAATACAATAACAAAACCGAACACATTCTGAGTTTACTGGATGGCACTTTGTATCAGAGTGTAATTGATGAGTCTGGTATTCAGATGCAGCAACGGTTAGTTGTTTTGATGACTTGTAACACTACTGAAAGATTAGATCCAGCCATGTTACGTAAGGGTAGGGTGGATTTAATATATGAGTTTACGCAACTATTTGTTTAA
- a CDS encoding threo-3-hydroxy-L-aspartate ammonia-lyase: MPQHNSVAITDVQAAQERILGIAHRTPVLTSRIVNDRTNSQVFFKCENFQRTGAFKFRGAYNALAQLSVAQKQTGVLTYSSGNHAQAIALAGQLLNIPTTIVMPDDAPAVKQTATRGYGAEVILYNRQATNREELAQNLAQERSLTLIPPYDHPHVVAGQGTTALELIQEVGQLDLLLVCCGGGGLLSGCAIAAKALLPNCKVIGVEPALADDATRSFHTKTLQTVNNPDTIADGARTPSLGRITFPLVLRYVDDMVTVSEEAILRTMFFLWERLKIVVEPTGVLAAAALLEGVVTAPEARVGVIISGGNIDLAQVGKLFSVGLY, from the coding sequence ATGCCACAGCATAATTCCGTTGCTATAACTGACGTACAAGCAGCACAAGAGCGGATTTTGGGGATTGCCCACCGCACGCCTGTGCTGACTTCTAGAATTGTTAACGATCGCACCAATAGTCAAGTGTTCTTTAAGTGCGAAAACTTTCAACGCACCGGAGCATTTAAATTTAGAGGGGCGTACAATGCCCTAGCCCAACTATCGGTAGCACAAAAACAAACAGGCGTTCTCACCTATTCATCGGGAAATCATGCCCAAGCGATCGCCTTAGCTGGACAATTACTAAATATTCCCACCACCATTGTCATGCCTGATGATGCTCCCGCTGTTAAGCAAACTGCGACTCGTGGCTATGGTGCAGAGGTAATTTTGTACAATCGCCAAGCCACAAACCGGGAAGAATTAGCCCAAAATCTAGCACAGGAGCGCTCTTTGACACTCATTCCCCCTTACGATCATCCCCATGTAGTCGCCGGACAGGGGACAACTGCTTTAGAACTGATCCAAGAAGTTGGTCAATTGGACTTACTATTAGTTTGTTGTGGCGGTGGCGGATTACTTTCCGGTTGTGCGATCGCAGCCAAAGCATTGTTACCCAATTGTAAAGTAATCGGGGTAGAACCAGCACTTGCCGACGATGCTACCCGCTCTTTTCACACCAAAACGCTGCAAACTGTCAACAATCCTGATACCATCGCTGATGGTGCCCGGACTCCTAGCCTTGGTCGAATTACTTTCCCCTTAGTGCTGCGTTACGTCGATGATATGGTGACGGTATCTGAAGAAGCGATTCTTCGCACCATGTTCTTCTTGTGGGAACGTCTGAAAATTGTCGTTGAACCCACCGGAGTACTCGCAGCAGCAGCCTTACTCGAAGGTGTGGTGACAGCACCAGAGGCGAGGGTTGGTGTGATCATCAGCGGTGGAAATATAGATTTGGCGCAAGTTGGTAAATTGTTTTCTGTAGGATTGTATTGA
- a CDS encoding glucosamine-6-phosphate deaminase, which yields MLAATNSFRVDDLLVQIYNSEVEMAQDVAEIAQKHLQQVLKQQDTAAVLLATGNSQLKFLDALIALGGVDWSRIILFHLDEYLGITADHSASFRRYMRERVEKLVIPKRFHYIEGDTLQPVAECDRYTKLLQAQPIDLCCLGVGENGHLAFNDPAVANFQDPYSVKLVKLDIVNRQQQVSTGHFPNLETVPQYAFTVTISTICSAKKIICLAPEKRKANVVKEMLQGAINTDCPASILRQQPQATLFLDVNSASLLS from the coding sequence ATGCTAGCCGCTACAAACTCTTTTCGCGTTGATGATTTACTAGTACAGATTTACAACTCTGAAGTCGAAATGGCCCAAGATGTTGCAGAAATCGCGCAAAAGCATTTACAGCAAGTTCTCAAGCAACAGGATACAGCCGCTGTATTGTTAGCAACAGGTAACTCCCAACTCAAATTTCTTGATGCATTGATTGCATTGGGTGGTGTAGATTGGTCACGGATTATTCTGTTCCATCTAGATGAATATTTGGGAATTACTGCTGACCATTCTGCCAGTTTCCGGCGCTATATGCGAGAACGTGTAGAGAAGCTGGTTATTCCTAAGAGATTTCACTATATAGAAGGTGATACATTGCAACCAGTAGCAGAGTGCGATCGCTACACTAAATTACTGCAAGCACAACCAATTGACTTATGCTGTCTTGGTGTTGGCGAAAATGGACATTTGGCTTTTAACGATCCAGCAGTAGCAAATTTTCAAGATCCTTACAGTGTGAAACTAGTGAAACTGGATATAGTGAACCGTCAGCAACAAGTAAGCACAGGTCACTTTCCGAATCTAGAAACTGTCCCACAATATGCTTTTACTGTCACCATCTCGACAATTTGTTCAGCTAAAAAAATTATCTGTCTGGCTCCAGAAAAACGTAAAGCGAATGTGGTAAAAGAGATGTTACAAGGAGCTATAAATACGGATTGTCCGGCTTCTATTCTCCGTCAACAACCCCAAGCAACATTATTTTTAGACGTAAATTCTGCTAGTTTGCTGTCGTGA
- a CDS encoding PadR family transcriptional regulator — MFRHFRSRLGAPAWAGVSEDDSLLVRSWFGHGKHHGRDHGKHFGNEMFGRGWGDEYRTRRGDIKFILLELLSEHPSHGYDLIKEMETRYGGFRRLSPGSVYPTLQLLEEGGYLKSAQEGGKRIYTITDEGRQLLAERAQQETSDSPWDTFKSFVTGKPQEFIELRNAATELAAVVVQVARSGNMERINRVRELLEQVKREIYAILAEK; from the coding sequence ATGTTTAGACACTTTCGGTCACGTTTAGGGGCACCTGCATGGGCAGGAGTTAGCGAAGATGATTCATTGCTTGTTAGGTCTTGGTTTGGGCATGGCAAGCATCATGGTAGAGATCATGGCAAACACTTCGGCAATGAAATGTTTGGTCGTGGTTGGGGAGATGAATATCGGACTCGTCGGGGTGACATCAAGTTCATCCTGCTGGAATTGTTATCCGAGCATCCTAGTCATGGTTACGACCTGATTAAAGAGATGGAAACTCGTTATGGTGGTTTCCGTCGCCTCAGTCCTGGCTCAGTGTATCCAACACTCCAGTTACTGGAGGAAGGTGGTTATCTCAAGAGCGCACAGGAAGGTGGCAAGCGGATTTACACGATTACGGATGAGGGTAGACAATTATTGGCAGAACGTGCCCAACAAGAAACTTCAGACTCTCCTTGGGATACCTTCAAAAGTTTCGTGACAGGTAAGCCTCAAGAGTTTATTGAGTTACGAAATGCCGCAACAGAATTAGCTGCTGTTGTAGTGCAGGTTGCTCGCAGTGGCAATATGGAGCGAATAAATCGGGTGCGTGAGCTTTTAGAGCAAGTTAAACGTGAAATTTACGCGATTCTTGCTGAGAAATGA
- the argJ gene encoding bifunctional glutamate N-acetyltransferase/amino-acid acetyltransferase ArgJ, whose product MSLTISSTPQGFSAFITNLGIRDTTDDFVFIKSSVPCVADGVFTQSLFAGPSVTISRDNLKDSQAQGIVVISKNANVANGSAGIADAQEVLQLVATETGIAEHNIVIASTGVIGRRYPIEKIRAGLLGLGKKLTAADFHAAARGIMTTDTVAKLATRQIGNTKLVGIAKGVGMIEPNMATLLTFFFTDAAISANSLRSIFRSTIDKTFNCLSVDTDTSTSDSAVILANGIAGEVSEPDFASALQEVAQELVLKIAQDAEGATKIIEVTVDSAINYAQAKTVAKAIVNSPLVKTAVYGADPNWGRVAMAIGKCENEQQINPERVIISFDNVKVYPNSLTNENLEQLRQIMSKDKVDIHVSLNIGEASATVWGCDLSEGYIEINGKYST is encoded by the coding sequence ATGTCATTAACTATATCTTCCACACCTCAGGGTTTTAGTGCATTTATTACTAATTTGGGAATCCGAGATACAACTGATGATTTTGTATTTATTAAATCATCAGTTCCTTGTGTTGCTGATGGAGTCTTCACTCAAAGTCTTTTCGCTGGCCCAAGTGTTACTATTAGCCGCGATAACTTAAAAGATTCACAAGCACAAGGAATTGTCGTTATATCTAAGAATGCAAATGTAGCTAATGGTTCTGCTGGTATCGCTGACGCCCAAGAGGTTTTACAATTGGTTGCAACTGAAACTGGAATTGCTGAACATAATATTGTGATAGCTTCTACAGGTGTAATTGGCAGACGTTACCCGATTGAAAAAATCCGAGCAGGTTTATTAGGATTGGGGAAAAAATTGACTGCTGCTGATTTTCATGCCGCAGCCCGTGGTATTATGACCACCGATACAGTAGCGAAATTAGCTACACGGCAAATAGGAAATACCAAGCTGGTAGGAATTGCCAAAGGTGTCGGCATGATTGAGCCTAATATGGCTACCCTCCTAACTTTCTTTTTTACTGATGCTGCAATTTCTGCAAATAGCCTTCGTTCTATTTTTCGCTCTACTATAGATAAAACCTTTAACTGTCTGAGTGTAGACACTGACACTTCTACTAGTGACTCCGCCGTGATTTTAGCTAATGGAATAGCCGGTGAAGTTTCAGAACCAGATTTTGCGAGTGCATTGCAAGAAGTTGCACAAGAATTGGTGCTGAAAATTGCCCAAGATGCAGAAGGTGCTACCAAGATTATTGAGGTGACTGTAGATTCGGCGATTAACTATGCACAAGCTAAAACAGTAGCTAAAGCAATTGTGAATTCACCATTAGTAAAAACTGCCGTCTATGGAGCAGATCCGAATTGGGGACGAGTTGCTATGGCTATAGGCAAATGTGAAAATGAACAGCAGATAAATCCAGAACGAGTTATTATCAGTTTTGATAACGTGAAAGTTTATCCTAATAGCTTAACTAATGAAAATCTGGAACAGTTGCGGCAAATTATGTCCAAAGATAAAGTAGATATTCATGTTAGCCTCAATATTGGCGAAGCTTCTGCAACTGTATGGGGTTGCGATCTTTCAGAGGGTTATATAGAAATTAATGGTAAATACTCGACTTGA
- a CDS encoding heavy-metal-associated domain-containing protein has protein sequence MAIKLKVPNIKGDECAKKITKSILTMESDAKVDVDVNAKTVTVDTAASEETIKQIVQSAGYTIEGY, from the coding sequence ATGGCGATTAAATTGAAAGTTCCGAATATTAAAGGTGATGAGTGCGCCAAGAAAATAACTAAATCTATTTTGACTATGGAATCTGATGCCAAAGTAGATGTGGACGTTAATGCAAAAACTGTAACTGTAGATACTGCGGCTTCTGAAGAGACAATTAAACAGATAGTTCAATCTGCTGGTTATACAATAGAAGGCTATTAA
- a CDS encoding potassium channel family protein: MSQGIECCHQQKVHPPPTSNPKKPQDLFLVCGLQSLGQHCVSVLKEYDVKVSAIDDVQPEHWEVPEVPSLLEKLIIGDCRQPSVLEQAGIGQCRSILLVTRNERMNIEAAFAARRLNPHVRLIVRSDKQNFNKLLCENLGNFVAFEPTHLSAYAFALAALGSEAIGYFTLEGQLLQVIKHQVQAKDSWCNGKPVHRLNLTTRRILSHTPILSYPLRELFEWNPEAEVQVGDTLVYIDVAYELALSEQHRKSYSQRWQWQQFVQGIIAKNLKDKIAQFWQSYYQSQNQIRRIATIYAITVLILWLIGIILYRLYYPHISLQEAFYATAVLLLGGYGDLFGGVEFTSQSQPSDYIPWWLRFFSLGLTLTGQAFVGVLYALVTDALVTSRFQFFNSRPPMPQRNHVVIIGLNRLGQRVAALLQELNQPLVGIHTTTLDQDTLPDMPLIIGNASEALTKVNLSRAKSIVLVGDDNMENLEIGLMAHAMNPVTSLIIRSQDRHFSDNIAPLFPYAQVLCAAALSAEVFACAAFGENVLSLFHLSEQIVMVTEYKIEDGDTLNGLLLSEIAYGYSVVPILYQKYRRDNYSLMPWYDVKLYAGDRLIVLATSSSLQRIEWGEMLPRLWQVQIEKALTTNAMIYGAEEIVLITGCSSATARQWMNNLPGVLPIQLYKHQAQRLVRELTKIQVLANVIFIGQGSSST, encoded by the coding sequence ATGAGCCAAGGTATCGAATGCTGCCATCAACAGAAAGTGCATCCCCCTCCTACCAGCAATCCAAAAAAACCCCAAGACCTTTTCTTAGTATGCGGACTCCAAAGTTTAGGGCAACATTGTGTTTCAGTCCTAAAGGAATACGATGTTAAAGTCAGTGCCATTGACGATGTGCAGCCGGAACATTGGGAAGTCCCAGAAGTACCTAGCTTACTAGAAAAGTTAATCATCGGAGACTGCCGCCAGCCAAGCGTTTTAGAGCAGGCAGGTATAGGGCAGTGTCGTTCAATACTTTTAGTGACAAGAAATGAGCGGATGAATATAGAAGCTGCGTTTGCAGCACGGCGTCTTAATCCGCATGTTCGCCTGATTGTACGTTCTGACAAACAAAATTTCAACAAACTTTTGTGTGAAAATTTAGGCAATTTTGTTGCCTTTGAGCCTACCCATCTCTCAGCTTATGCCTTTGCTCTAGCAGCTCTGGGATCTGAAGCTATTGGATATTTCACCTTAGAAGGGCAACTATTGCAAGTAATAAAGCATCAGGTACAAGCGAAGGATAGTTGGTGCAATGGCAAGCCAGTACATAGACTCAATCTCACAACTCGCCGCATCTTGAGTCACACACCTATTTTATCTTATCCACTCAGAGAATTGTTTGAGTGGAACCCAGAAGCAGAAGTTCAGGTAGGAGACACACTGGTTTACATTGATGTTGCATACGAACTGGCTTTATCTGAGCAACACCGGAAATCTTATAGCCAAAGGTGGCAGTGGCAACAGTTTGTTCAAGGAATCATAGCAAAGAATCTCAAGGATAAAATAGCGCAATTTTGGCAATCTTACTACCAAAGCCAAAATCAAATCCGGCGAATTGCAACAATCTATGCAATTACCGTACTCATCCTGTGGCTCATTGGAATAATTCTTTACCGCTTGTATTATCCTCACATCAGCCTGCAAGAAGCTTTCTATGCGACAGCAGTCTTGCTCTTGGGAGGATACGGAGATTTATTTGGCGGTGTTGAGTTTACATCACAATCACAACCCTCAGACTATATTCCGTGGTGGTTGCGGTTTTTTAGCCTGGGACTCACATTGACAGGCCAAGCTTTTGTGGGAGTATTATATGCACTGGTGACTGATGCTCTTGTCACTTCAAGATTCCAGTTTTTCAATTCCCGTCCTCCGATGCCACAACGCAACCATGTGGTGATTATTGGCTTAAATCGCTTGGGACAGAGAGTGGCTGCTCTTTTGCAAGAACTCAACCAGCCGTTAGTAGGAATTCATACTACCACTCTCGACCAAGACACTTTACCCGATATGCCCCTTATCATTGGCAATGCTAGCGAAGCATTAACTAAGGTGAATCTTTCCCGTGCTAAAAGCATCGTTTTAGTTGGGGACGATAACATGGAAAATCTGGAAATTGGTTTGATGGCTCATGCAATGAACCCCGTCACTAGCTTGATTATCCGCTCTCAAGATCGTCATTTTAGTGATAATATAGCCCCTCTGTTTCCCTATGCTCAAGTTCTGTGTGCCGCGGCTTTGTCGGCGGAAGTCTTTGCTTGTGCTGCTTTTGGAGAAAATGTTCTGAGCTTGTTTCACTTGAGCGAGCAAATAGTCATGGTGACGGAATACAAGATTGAAGATGGCGATACCCTCAATGGGTTGCTTCTATCTGAAATAGCCTATGGCTACAGTGTTGTGCCGATTCTCTACCAGAAATATCGGCGAGACAATTATTCCTTGATGCCCTGGTATGATGTTAAGCTTTATGCTGGCGATCGCTTGATTGTTTTAGCCACAAGCAGTAGTTTGCAGCGAATTGAATGGGGTGAAATGCTGCCTCGCCTTTGGCAGGTGCAGATTGAAAAAGCTCTGACTACAAATGCTATGATCTATGGTGCTGAAGAAATAGTCTTGATTACGGGATGTAGTTCTGCTACTGCTAGGCAATGGATGAATAATTTGCCTGGAGTGTTACCAATACAACTTTATAAACATCAAGCTCAACGTCTTGTGCGTGAGCTAACAAAAATACAAGTTTTGGCAAATGTAATCTTCATTGGGCAAGGTAGTAGCTCGACTTGA
- a CDS encoding general stress protein, whose product MVLSQYQRAVGVFTHRRDAEQALHELRDSGLAMEKVSVVVQNVDRNHEIADDQIKERTGDKADEGATVGGLSGGAVGGLTGLLVGLGTLAIPGVGPIMLAGAAATALVTTLVGASIGAATGTFAGALVGWGISEEQARAYNERVEYGHFLIIVDCTSLEIATVKAILQRWGIEEFGIYEHFNSEQLPTNYLTTTTSATTIPNKSGILTKSAISYFDNIDNAEAAINDMYVAGFPANQISLISKDFSQLIGSIDVNLSERFDAMRLGIGDEWARFYNEQIAQGNYILIVSGTDNELEQVSLILGNYGVQECQIYDPMLIRS is encoded by the coding sequence ATGGTTTTAAGTCAATATCAACGTGCTGTAGGCGTATTTACTCATCGTCGAGATGCAGAACAGGCACTACATGAGTTGAGAGATTCTGGCTTGGCGATGGAAAAAGTATCTGTAGTTGTACAGAATGTAGACCGCAATCATGAGATTGCCGATGATCAAATTAAAGAGCGCACTGGTGATAAAGCCGACGAAGGTGCAACAGTAGGAGGGCTTTCAGGGGGCGCTGTTGGTGGGTTGACTGGTTTATTAGTAGGTCTTGGTACTTTAGCAATCCCTGGAGTTGGGCCAATAATGCTGGCTGGGGCAGCCGCAACTGCTTTGGTTACAACCCTTGTTGGCGCAAGTATTGGTGCTGCTACTGGAACTTTTGCTGGGGCATTAGTTGGTTGGGGAATATCGGAAGAACAAGCAAGAGCATATAACGAGCGAGTAGAGTATGGACATTTTTTAATAATCGTGGATTGTACATCTTTGGAAATTGCTACAGTGAAAGCAATTCTACAGCGTTGGGGTATTGAAGAGTTTGGCATTTACGAGCATTTCAACAGTGAGCAATTACCTACAAATTATCTGACCACGACAACTTCTGCTACTACTATTCCTAATAAAAGTGGGATTTTAACCAAGTCTGCTATTAGTTACTTTGATAATATAGATAATGCTGAAGCGGCAATTAATGATATGTATGTCGCAGGTTTTCCAGCAAACCAGATTTCCTTAATTAGCAAAGACTTTTCTCAATTGATTGGGTCAATAGATGTTAATTTAAGTGAGCGCTTTGACGCTATGAGGTTAGGAATAGGAGATGAGTGGGCACGCTTTTACAACGAGCAAATTGCTCAAGGCAATTACATACTCATCGTTAGTGGTACAGACAATGAGCTTGAGCAGGTTAGCTTGATTCTGGGCAATTATGGGGTTCAGGAATGTCAAATTTATGACCCTATGTTAATTCGTTCTTGA
- a CDS encoding sensor histidine kinase, which translates to MEAECDRELGLINDLNDLLDLQRLESSSYPIITPDALLLQHWLPWVIEPFKIRLQEHQQTLQINLPSNLLSLFSDGISLKRILVELFNNACKYTPVGDEIVLTVRHNSSEAPAKTIITTNNSADISLTELPRIFEKFYRLSIADIWNQGGSRLGLSIIQKLAEQLQGNI; encoded by the coding sequence ATGGAAGCCGAGTGCGATCGCGAGCTAGGATTAATTAACGATCTAAACGATCTACTAGACTTACAACGGCTGGAAAGCTCATCTTATCCAATTATTACACCTGATGCGTTGCTCTTACAACACTGGTTGCCTTGGGTTATTGAGCCGTTTAAAATCCGTCTTCAAGAACATCAGCAAACTCTACAGATAAATCTCCCTTCAAATCTCCTGTCGCTGTTCTCAGATGGCATTAGCTTAAAACGAATCTTAGTAGAATTGTTCAATAATGCCTGTAAATACACACCTGTGGGTGATGAAATTGTCCTAACTGTCCGTCACAATTCCTCGGAAGCGCCTGCAAAAACTATTATTACTACCAATAATTCAGCAGATATTTCGCTAACAGAGTTACCACGAATCTTTGAGAAATTTTATCGCCTCTCCATTGCAGACATCTGGAATCAAGGTGGTTCGAGATTAGGTTTATCTATAATACAGAAATTAGCCGAGCAACTGCAAGGAAACATTTAA
- a CDS encoding SDR family NAD(P)-dependent oxidoreductase, whose product MNQTSENRRKKTALITGAASGIGYQLTQIFARHSYNLVLVDNNEEKLNEIIDEFPQKFGIFVKIFAKDLSIPTSPEEIFTELQQASIKIDVLINNAGFSTYGAFNETDLTIELKMLQLNIGSLTHLTKLFLKDMIEQNYGKILNVASSAAFQPGPLMAVYFATKAYVLSFSEAIANELEGTGVSVTVLCPGPPASEFQQIAGMEDSKIAHIKRMMETETVARIGYRGLMTNKTVVVPGIRNKILTESVRFTPRNLVTKVVRSMQELKKNR is encoded by the coding sequence ATGAACCAAACATCTGAAAATCGGCGAAAAAAAACTGCTCTAATTACAGGAGCGGCTAGTGGGATCGGCTATCAATTAACCCAAATTTTTGCTCGTCATAGTTATAATCTGGTGTTAGTGGATAATAATGAAGAAAAACTTAATGAAATTATAGATGAATTTCCGCAAAAGTTTGGCATTTTTGTGAAAATTTTTGCTAAGGATTTATCTATCCCAACATCCCCAGAAGAAATTTTCACAGAACTACAGCAAGCATCCATCAAAATTGATGTGCTGATTAACAATGCTGGTTTTAGTACTTATGGAGCATTTAACGAAACAGACCTCACCATTGAACTGAAAATGCTACAGCTAAATATAGGGAGTCTGACTCATTTAACTAAGTTATTCCTCAAGGATATGATCGAGCAAAACTATGGAAAAATTTTAAACGTGGCCTCATCCGCTGCTTTTCAACCAGGGCCTTTAATGGCAGTTTATTTCGCTACTAAAGCCTATGTCTTATCATTTTCAGAAGCGATCGCTAATGAATTAGAGGGCACAGGTGTCAGCGTGACTGTTCTTTGTCCAGGGCCACCAGCATCGGAATTTCAACAAATAGCTGGAATGGAAGATTCAAAGATTGCTCACATTAAGAGAATGATGGAGACGGAAACTGTTGCTAGGATTGGTTATCGCGGCTTAATGACAAACAAAACTGTTGTCGTTCCTGGGATCAGAAATAAGATATTGACTGAGAGCGTAAGATTTACACCCAGAAATTTAGTGACAAAGGTCGTGAGAAGTATGCAGGAACTCAAAAAAAATAGGTAG